From a region of the Enterobacter cancerogenus genome:
- the syd gene encoding SecY-interacting protein, whose amino-acid sequence MDIETAHALTTFTTRYCDAWHEQHGTWPQSADLYGVPSPCIITTLEDSVLWQPKPFTVEQNVNAVERAMDLVVQPAVHAYYTAQFAGDMTARFADIALTLLQTWSEDDLQRVQENLIGHLVTQKRLKLSPTLFIATLDSELDVISVCNLSGEVVKETIGTRNRDLLAPSLADFLTRLEPVL is encoded by the coding sequence GTGGATATCGAAACTGCACATGCCCTAACTACTTTCACCACCCGCTACTGCGATGCATGGCATGAACAGCATGGGACGTGGCCGCAGAGCGCCGATCTTTACGGCGTGCCGTCGCCGTGCATTATCACCACGCTTGAAGACAGCGTGCTCTGGCAGCCCAAACCCTTCACGGTTGAGCAGAATGTAAATGCGGTTGAACGCGCAATGGACCTTGTGGTACAACCAGCGGTTCACGCGTATTATACCGCGCAGTTTGCCGGGGATATGACCGCGCGCTTTGCCGATATCGCGCTGACGTTGCTGCAAACCTGGAGTGAGGACGACCTCCAGCGTGTTCAGGAAAACCTGATTGGTCACCTGGTCACGCAAAAGCGCCTTAAGCTTTCTCCGACGCTCTTTATTGCCACACTCGACAGCGAGCTGGATGTTATCTCCGTTTGCAACCTGTCCGGGGAAGTGGTCAAAGAGACGATCGGCACCCGCAACCGCGATCTCCTCGCCCCTTCACTTGCGGATTTCCTCACCCGACTTGAGCCTGTTCTGTAA
- a CDS encoding YqcC family protein, producing the protein MTHHDSVRAQLHTIEALLRQHQLWQASAPQPEAFASTQPFCLDTLEPFEWLQWVLIPRMHALLDGGHPLPQAFVVSPYYEMALEASHPARDVMLAELARLDALFAGDDA; encoded by the coding sequence ATGACGCATCACGATAGCGTTCGTGCTCAGCTGCACACCATCGAAGCCCTTTTGCGCCAGCATCAGCTGTGGCAGGCAAGCGCGCCGCAGCCAGAGGCATTCGCGAGTACACAACCTTTCTGTCTCGATACGCTGGAACCTTTTGAGTGGCTGCAGTGGGTGCTGATCCCCCGCATGCATGCGCTGCTGGACGGCGGGCATCCGCTGCCGCAGGCATTTGTGGTTTCTCCCTATTATGAAATGGCGCTTGAGGCCAGCCATCCAGCCCGCGACGTCATGCTGGCCGAGCTGGCCCGTCTCGATGCGCTGTTTGCCGGTGACGATGCATGA